A genome region from Panicum virgatum strain AP13 chromosome 4K, P.virgatum_v5, whole genome shotgun sequence includes the following:
- the LOC120703661 gene encoding uncharacterized protein LOC120703661, whose protein sequence is MDDALIVFDQMCIKAHCFRLSDAGRRWLALPEYGSLGKASSSVMCLVLYPMFVGEMSIWQWVSQALRKLASVLDKQLLQDACSLYLQPERVSFSNIQIKILINKCI, encoded by the exons ATGGATGATGCCCTCATTGTGTTCGATCAAATGTGCATAAAG GCACACTGTTTCAGGCTCTCTGATGCAGGCAGGAGGTGGCTAGCCCTTCCAG AGTATGGATCTCTCGGAAAGGCATCGTCAAGTGTGATGTGTTTGGTCCTATATCCTATGTTCGTTGGAGAGATGAGCATCTGGCAGTGGGTTTCTCAAGCATTACGAAAACTTGCCTCTGTTCTGGACAAGCAGCTACTGCAAGATGCTTGCTCCCTCTACCTGCAACCTGAACGAGTTTCTTTCAGCAATATTCAGATTAAAAtactaataaataaatgcatataG